AGGAAGCGCATCCGGCGCGGGAACGGCGCGTCGTTGAGCAGCTGCTCCAGCACCCGCGCCACCAGCGCGGTGTACTCCTCGAGCAGCTCCGCCACTATCGCCACAAGAATCATCGCTGCTAGCTGCAAGGAAGGAAATGAAACTGCTTCCACTTCCGCTGGGATTGGATTGGTCTTGTATCGCGGACTGGGAATTTTGGATGTGGACTTGCATCGTCGTCCGGTCGAGGCTTTTAAAAGGGGGTCGGGATTGGGGAGGAAGATGAGATGAGGTGGGGGAACCTGGACTCCTTGCGTGTCGTGTCGCGTCCCGTGGGCAGCGCGCCCTGGTTTGATGTGACCCGGGGGCGGCTGCCGTTGGGTCCCGCGAGGCGCGCTGCTGGTATGCGCTAGAAACCG
This portion of the Zea mays cultivar B73 chromosome 2, Zm-B73-REFERENCE-NAM-5.0, whole genome shotgun sequence genome encodes:
- the LOC100276153 gene encoding uncharacterized protein LOC100276153, which translates into the protein MQVHIQNSQSAIQDQSNPSGSGSSFISFLAASSDDSCGDSGGAARGVHRAGGAGAGAAAQRRAVPAPDALPHAAEPPLRAAASAPAAAAARPPRYHPSLIIGSIFLRGFSLLPAMAAHPLACA